From Mucilaginibacter rubeus, a single genomic window includes:
- a CDS encoding serine hydrolase, protein MKKIPLLLVACMLLFTSVNAQHADRSKFIKDSLDLYISKALTNWRVPGVAVCIVKDNKVVLMKGYGIKELGLMNKVDENTLFMIGSNTKAFTATALAMLQANKKLSLDDKVTKYIPEFKLEDKNASEQVIVRDLLCHRLGFQTFQGDFTFYNTNLTRQDVIAHLGRLKAAYPFRTRWGYTNAAFLTAGEIIPKVTNGHSWEAYVKEAIFAPLGMGNTLALSRDLPTSINRTVPHTIVDGRLTPIPYCQIDGIAPAGSISSSVNDMSKWVLALLNNGKVGQRQVIPAAAIEATRVPQDIVGSVHHMNGENNFELYGLGWFIQDYSGHRLVMHDGGVNGYLSSVTLSPQDNLGIVILTNTDQNLLFEALRWDILDAYFKQPFRNYSEGYLKQYKANTATEQAEDKKLKDSVLLNPKPMLLPNKYLGKYTNEFYGTMEVTQGEGNNLEMRFEHHPKMYALLKPLGGNRFYVTFSDPTLGKAVFPFTIQNGEVTGVRVKVADFVERGAYDFKKN, encoded by the coding sequence ATGAAAAAAATACCTCTATTGCTCGTTGCCTGCATGTTACTTTTCACTTCGGTAAATGCCCAGCATGCCGACAGGAGCAAATTCATTAAAGACAGTTTAGATCTTTACATCAGCAAGGCCCTCACCAACTGGCGTGTGCCCGGTGTAGCCGTTTGTATTGTAAAAGATAACAAAGTTGTGCTGATGAAGGGTTACGGCATTAAAGAGCTTGGCCTCATGAACAAGGTTGATGAAAATACCCTGTTCATGATAGGCAGCAACACCAAAGCCTTTACCGCTACCGCCCTTGCCATGCTACAGGCCAATAAAAAGCTATCTTTAGATGATAAGGTAACCAAATACATTCCCGAGTTTAAACTGGAAGATAAAAACGCGAGCGAGCAGGTGATTGTACGCGACCTGCTTTGTCACCGTCTCGGTTTCCAGACCTTCCAGGGCGATTTTACTTTTTATAACACTAATCTTACCCGCCAGGATGTAATAGCACACCTGGGCAGGCTAAAAGCCGCCTATCCGTTCCGTACACGCTGGGGTTATACCAACGCGGCATTTTTAACGGCTGGCGAGATCATTCCAAAAGTAACCAACGGGCACTCATGGGAGGCTTATGTAAAAGAGGCCATTTTTGCACCACTGGGCATGGGTAATACTTTAGCTTTAAGTAGAGATCTGCCAACTTCTATAAACCGTACAGTACCTCATACCATTGTTGATGGCAGGCTCACCCCAATCCCCTATTGTCAGATAGACGGGATTGCACCGGCAGGCTCTATCAGCTCATCGGTAAATGACATGAGCAAATGGGTATTGGCTTTGTTGAACAATGGCAAGGTAGGCCAGCGCCAGGTGATCCCTGCTGCAGCTATCGAAGCAACCCGTGTACCACAGGACATTGTTGGCAGCGTTCACCACATGAATGGTGAAAATAACTTTGAGCTTTACGGCCTGGGGTGGTTTATACAAGACTATTCCGGGCACCGCCTTGTAATGCATGATGGCGGCGTTAATGGCTACTTATCGTCGGTAACGCTTTCGCCGCAGGATAACCTGGGCATTGTTATATTAACTAATACAGATCAAAACCTACTCTTTGAAGCCTTGCGTTGGGATATCCTGGATGCTTACTTTAAACAACCATTCCGCAACTACAGTGAAGGTTACTTAAAGCAATACAAAGCCAATACCGCTACTGAACAAGCTGAGGACAAAAAACTGAAAGACTCTGTGCTGTTAAACCCCAAACCCATGTTGCTGCCTAACAAATACCTCGGCAAATACACCAACGAGTTTTATGGCACTATGGAAGTTACGCAAGGCGAAGGCAACAACCTCGAGATGCGCTTTGAACATCACCCCAAAATGTATGCATTGTTAAAACCCCTTGGTGGCAACCGGTTCTACGTTACATTTTCCGATCCTACATTAGGCAAAGCGGTATTTCCGTTCACCATACAAAACGGCGAGGTTACAGGCGTACGTGTAAAAGTGGCTGATTTTGTAGAGCGTGGGGCTTATGATTTTAAGAAGAATTAG
- a CDS encoding NHL repeat-containing protein — translation MKKSFTKTILFAAFIVAVALAGAGCGKSGSVTPVTVPDLTTTDVVTAESGTIAYAGGLFNGTQDVSLGTYGVCYSSTNQTPTTADKKTTDTVLQFAYTTKITGLSPKTTYYARAYAINSAGTGYGKVIQFTTGDGTTYAGGTVSTLAGNAGSDFIDGLGGAAFFDSPQGVTVGAADGNIYVADSFNSAIRKVTTAGDVTTLSGSGAIGYVDGPVATAQFYAPQSLVTDATGNIYVADYGNNNIRKITPDGTVSTFAGSGDAGYADGTGTKATFNSPRGLAIDGSGNIFVADMGNNLIRKITSAGVVTTFAGSRGASYLDNATATSATFNRPNGIAIDANNNIYVAEALNHTIRKITPAGVVSTFVGGNKQTTLVGGPSAIAFDKSGNLFITDQNGRILEITKDRVLRTIAGNGTTGFAEGVGTAGIFNSPQGITVDASNNLYVADYYNNRIRKIVLQ, via the coding sequence GTGAAAAAGAGCTTTACTAAAACAATTTTATTTGCCGCGTTTATAGTTGCCGTTGCTTTGGCAGGTGCAGGTTGTGGTAAAAGCGGAAGCGTTACACCAGTAACCGTACCGGATTTAACCACCACGGATGTGGTTACTGCTGAAAGTGGAACAATAGCCTATGCGGGCGGTTTATTTAACGGAACGCAGGATGTGAGCCTTGGTACCTATGGCGTTTGCTATAGCTCAACCAATCAAACACCAACTACGGCTGATAAAAAGACTACAGATACCGTACTTCAATTTGCTTATACAACCAAAATTACCGGTTTAAGCCCTAAAACAACTTATTATGCCCGTGCTTATGCTATAAACAGCGCAGGTACCGGTTATGGTAAGGTTATACAATTCACTACCGGCGACGGTACTACTTATGCTGGTGGTACAGTTAGTACACTGGCAGGTAACGCCGGATCTGACTTTATTGACGGTTTAGGCGGCGCTGCTTTTTTTGACAGCCCGCAGGGTGTAACTGTAGGCGCTGCTGATGGCAATATTTATGTTGCAGATTCATTTAATAGCGCTATCCGTAAAGTCACTACAGCCGGAGATGTTACTACGTTATCTGGCAGTGGCGCTATTGGCTACGTTGATGGCCCAGTAGCTACAGCTCAGTTTTATGCTCCGCAAAGTTTAGTTACAGATGCAACAGGCAATATTTATGTAGCCGATTATGGCAATAACAATATCCGTAAGATTACCCCGGATGGCACAGTAAGCACTTTTGCAGGTAGCGGCGATGCCGGATATGCAGATGGAACCGGTACCAAAGCAACTTTTAACAGCCCGCGTGGACTGGCAATTGACGGTTCCGGAAATATTTTTGTTGCTGATATGGGTAATAACCTGATCCGCAAAATTACGTCGGCAGGTGTTGTTACTACGTTTGCAGGCAGCAGGGGCGCAAGCTACCTGGACAATGCAACCGCTACCAGCGCTACTTTCAACAGGCCTAATGGCATAGCTATCGACGCTAATAACAACATTTACGTTGCCGAGGCGCTTAACCACACTATTCGTAAAATTACTCCGGCTGGCGTTGTTTCTACTTTTGTTGGCGGTAATAAACAAACTACCCTTGTTGGTGGCCCGTCAGCTATCGCGTTTGACAAAAGCGGAAACCTGTTCATAACTGATCAGAATGGCAGGATCCTGGAAATCACTAAAGACAGGGTTTTAAGAACTATTGCAGGCAATGGTACAACAGGTTTTGCAGAAGGTGTTGGAACCGCAGGTATCTTCAATTCGCCGCAGGGCATAACAGTTGATGCCAGCAATAACCTTTACGTGGCTGATTACTATAACAACCGCATCCGTAAGATCGTATTGCAATAA
- a CDS encoding DUF4920 domain-containing protein, translating into MKTIMLFISLLIVNAATAQKQVPLPHGMIFGQKPDTVALMPASKLEAFMGKKTRITTAISGKVIKVTKEKGGWFEMDAGSKRVITAHFANAGINLPTALAGRTVIISGIASKQFIADDLQHMAGDTVNGKKQHKTNTSSNRKVSFEIKGLMVDK; encoded by the coding sequence ATGAAAACAATAATGCTGTTTATATCGCTCCTGATAGTTAATGCGGCCACAGCACAAAAGCAAGTACCGTTACCGCATGGAATGATATTTGGCCAGAAACCCGATACCGTAGCTTTAATGCCGGCCTCCAAACTGGAAGCCTTTATGGGAAAAAAAACGCGGATCACTACTGCCATTTCAGGCAAGGTGATAAAAGTCACTAAAGAAAAAGGAGGTTGGTTTGAAATGGATGCAGGCAGCAAGCGCGTTATTACGGCTCACTTCGCCAATGCAGGTATAAATTTGCCGACCGCTCTTGCCGGTCGCACAGTAATAATTTCGGGGATAGCTTCCAAACAGTTCATTGCCGATGATCTGCAGCATATGGCCGGAGACACGGTTAACGGCAAAAAGCAGCATAAAACTAATACCAGTTCTAATAGAAAGGTTAGTTTTGAAATAAAAGGTTTAATGGTAGATAAATAA
- the carB gene encoding carbamoyl-phosphate synthase large subunit, with protein MPKDTSIKSVLIIGSGPIIIGQACEFDYSGSQAALSLKEEGISVSIINSNPATIMTDKVISDHVYLLPLTCESIEKILTEQQIDAVLPTMGGQTALNLCIEASERGIWEKYGVKVIGVDIAAIEKTENREAFRQLMVDIGVGVAKSKIANSFLEGKEGAQEIGFPLVIRPSYTLGGKGAGFVHKKEDFDAALNRGLQASPTHEVLVEQAVLGWKEYELELLRDSNDNVIIICSIENFDPMGIHTGDSITVAPAMTLSDRCYQEMRNQAIKMMRAIGNFAGGCNVQFSVNPADESIIAIEINPRVSRSSALASKATGYPIAKIAAKLAIGYNLDEIENQITKTTSAYFEPTLDYVIVKIPRWNFDKFKGANKELGLQMKSVGEVMGIGRSFTEALQKACQSLEIGRAGLGADGRQSRNLEEIMASLEHPSWDRLFHIYDALSLGVPIESVRKVTKIDRWFLNQIQELVNLEVELRRYSLNNVPEEFLYTLKQKGFSDVQIAHILGNVTEEDVYQRRKALGMHRVYKMVDTCAAEFPAKTPYYYSSYEGENESVASDRKKIIVLGSGPNRIGQGIEFDYSCVHGLLAAKEAGFEAIMVNCNPETVSTDFNMADKLYFEPVYWEHVREIIELEKPYGVIVQLGGQTALKMAEKMHEHGIRIIGTSFNNMDIAEDRGRFSDLLKDLDIPYPKYGVAESAEEALEVAHKVGYPVLVRPSYVLGGQGMSIVINDEDLEKAVVSLLRNLPGNRVLIDHFLDRAAEAESDSISDGEDVHIIGMMEHIEPAGIHSGDSYAVLPPFDFSDTVIHQIEEYTKKIATALNVRGLLNIQFAVKDDKVYVIEANPRASRTVPFIAKAYDVPYINIATKVMLEVNKLSDFTIERKLWGYAIKEPVFSFDKFPEVTKELGPEMKSTGEAIRFIPNLQDPYFRHLYKEKSMYLSK; from the coding sequence ATGCCCAAAGACACCTCCATTAAATCCGTTCTGATTATCGGCTCCGGCCCAATCATCATCGGCCAGGCTTGCGAATTTGATTATTCCGGATCGCAAGCTGCTCTCTCGCTAAAAGAAGAAGGCATCTCCGTTTCTATCATTAACAGCAATCCGGCAACTATTATGACGGATAAAGTTATCAGCGACCATGTTTATCTTCTGCCGCTCACCTGCGAAAGCATTGAGAAAATTTTAACTGAACAACAGATTGATGCTGTACTGCCTACCATGGGTGGCCAAACCGCGTTGAATCTTTGTATCGAAGCGTCTGAACGCGGCATCTGGGAAAAGTATGGCGTTAAAGTTATCGGTGTAGATATCGCCGCCATCGAAAAAACCGAAAACCGCGAAGCGTTCCGCCAGCTGATGGTTGACATCGGCGTAGGTGTTGCTAAATCAAAAATCGCCAATTCATTCCTTGAAGGTAAAGAAGGTGCGCAGGAAATCGGTTTCCCGCTTGTTATTCGCCCAAGCTACACGCTGGGTGGTAAAGGCGCGGGTTTCGTTCACAAAAAAGAAGATTTCGACGCTGCCCTTAACCGTGGTTTGCAGGCTTCACCAACCCACGAGGTATTGGTTGAGCAAGCTGTATTAGGCTGGAAAGAGTACGAGTTAGAGTTGCTGCGCGATAGCAATGACAACGTGATCATCATCTGTTCTATCGAGAACTTTGACCCGATGGGTATCCACACCGGCGATTCGATCACTGTAGCTCCTGCCATGACCCTGAGCGATCGCTGCTACCAGGAAATGCGTAACCAGGCTATTAAGATGATGCGCGCCATCGGTAACTTTGCCGGCGGTTGTAACGTGCAGTTCTCGGTAAACCCTGCCGATGAATCGATCATCGCTATCGAGATCAACCCGCGTGTATCACGCTCATCAGCCCTTGCTTCAAAAGCTACCGGTTATCCAATCGCTAAAATTGCTGCTAAGCTGGCGATAGGTTATAACCTTGATGAAATTGAAAACCAGATCACCAAAACCACTTCGGCCTACTTTGAGCCAACGCTGGATTACGTGATCGTTAAAATACCTCGCTGGAACTTTGATAAGTTCAAAGGCGCTAATAAAGAACTTGGCCTGCAGATGAAATCGGTTGGTGAAGTTATGGGTATCGGTCGCAGCTTTACTGAGGCCTTACAGAAAGCCTGTCAAAGTTTGGAGATTGGTCGCGCCGGTTTAGGTGCCGACGGTCGTCAGAGCCGTAACCTGGAAGAAATAATGGCCAGCCTGGAGCATCCAAGCTGGGACAGGTTGTTCCACATTTATGACGCCTTAAGCCTGGGTGTACCTATCGAATCGGTACGTAAAGTAACCAAAATCGACCGCTGGTTCCTAAACCAGATCCAGGAGTTGGTTAACCTGGAAGTAGAGCTTCGCCGCTATTCACTGAATAATGTTCCTGAAGAGTTCCTGTATACCCTGAAACAAAAAGGTTTCTCAGATGTGCAGATTGCCCACATTTTGGGTAACGTAACCGAGGAGGATGTTTACCAGCGCCGCAAAGCCCTGGGTATGCACCGCGTTTACAAAATGGTTGATACCTGCGCTGCCGAATTCCCTGCAAAAACGCCATACTACTATTCAAGCTACGAAGGTGAAAACGAATCTGTAGCATCTGACAGGAAAAAGATCATCGTATTAGGCTCAGGCCCTAACCGTATAGGCCAGGGTATCGAGTTTGATTACAGCTGTGTGCACGGCTTACTTGCCGCTAAAGAAGCAGGCTTTGAGGCTATCATGGTTAACTGTAACCCTGAAACGGTATCAACCGACTTTAACATGGCCGATAAGCTGTACTTTGAGCCGGTATACTGGGAGCATGTACGCGAAATCATCGAATTGGAGAAACCTTACGGTGTAATTGTTCAGCTGGGTGGTCAAACCGCGCTTAAAATGGCTGAGAAAATGCACGAGCACGGTATCCGCATCATTGGTACATCATTCAATAACATGGACATTGCCGAAGACCGCGGCCGTTTCTCTGACCTGTTGAAAGACCTTGACATTCCATATCCAAAATACGGTGTAGCTGAAAGCGCTGAAGAAGCACTTGAAGTTGCCCACAAAGTTGGCTACCCGGTGTTGGTAAGGCCAAGCTACGTATTAGGTGGCCAGGGCATGAGCATCGTGATTAACGATGAGGACCTTGAAAAAGCGGTTGTAAGCTTATTGCGCAACCTGCCTGGTAACCGTGTACTGATTGACCACTTCCTTGACCGCGCCGCCGAGGCCGAGTCAGACTCGATCAGCGATGGTGAGGATGTACACATCATTGGTATGATGGAGCACATCGAGCCTGCCGGTATCCACTCTGGCGACTCGTACGCTGTACTGCCTCCATTCGATTTTTCGGATACCGTTATCCACCAGATAGAAGAATATACCAAGAAGATAGCTACAGCACTTAACGTACGCGGCTTGTTGAACATCCAGTTCGCGGTTAAGGATGACAAGGTTTATGTAATTGAGGCCAATCCACGTGCTTCACGTACTGTACCTTTCATTGCTAAGGCTTATGACGTGCCTTACATCAACATAGCTACCAAAGTTATGCTGGAAGTTAACAAGCTAAGCGACTTCACTATCGAGCGCAAGCTGTGGGGCTACGCCATCAAAGAACCGGTATTCTCATTCGATAAATTCCCTGAGGTTACCAAGGAGCTTGGCCCTGAAATGAAATCAACCGGTGAGGCTATCCGCTTTATCCCTAACCTGCAAGACCCATACTTCAGGCACCTGTACAAAGAGAAATCAATGTACTTGAGTAAATAA
- the panD gene encoding aspartate 1-decarboxylase, whose product MTIEILKSKIHRVKVTQAELNYVGSITIDEDLIEAANIIPNEKVQIVNNNNGARFETYVIKGERGTGTVCLNGATARLAQVGDIVIIMSYAYMEAEEARNYEPILVFPDSDNKLIK is encoded by the coding sequence ATGACAATTGAAATATTAAAGTCCAAAATTCACCGGGTTAAGGTAACGCAGGCGGAGTTGAATTATGTGGGCAGTATCACTATTGATGAAGACCTGATTGAGGCTGCAAATATCATCCCCAACGAAAAGGTTCAGATAGTGAACAACAATAACGGCGCTCGTTTTGAAACTTATGTTATCAAAGGCGAACGCGGAACCGGCACAGTTTGCCTGAACGGTGCTACAGCCCGCCTGGCACAGGTAGGCGATATCGTGATTATTATGTCGTACGCGTATATGGAGGCAGAGGAGGCCCGCAACTACGAACCAATTCTTGTATTCCCCGATTCAGATAATAAACTGATTAAATAG
- the panC gene encoding pantoate--beta-alanine ligase, whose translation MKIFTTKKEISDYFNRKPVKVIGFVPTMGALHKGHLGLIELAKQQSTQVVCSIFVNPTQFNDPKDLEKYPRPITEDIRRLEEVNCDILFNPQVTEMYADNEKWHFDMGDLEHLLEGKFRPGHYQGVTQVVNKLFNIVKPDVAFFGQKDYQQFMVISKMVEALEMPVKLVMCPIEREPDGLAMSSRNIHLTPYDREHSLILSKTLNWVKENFDINQIDTLQQQAAQMISNEPGVELEYFEIADGKTLHPATPASESVVALVAARVGKTRLIDNVLID comes from the coding sequence TTGAAAATATTCACCACCAAAAAAGAAATATCAGATTACTTTAACCGTAAGCCTGTAAAAGTAATTGGCTTTGTACCAACCATGGGTGCATTGCATAAAGGGCACCTGGGTTTAATTGAACTGGCAAAGCAGCAAAGCACCCAGGTTGTTTGCAGCATTTTTGTAAACCCTACCCAGTTTAATGACCCTAAGGACCTCGAAAAATACCCCCGCCCGATAACCGAAGACATCCGCCGACTGGAAGAGGTGAACTGCGATATTTTGTTTAATCCGCAGGTTACCGAGATGTATGCTGATAATGAGAAATGGCATTTTGACATGGGTGATCTGGAGCACTTGCTGGAAGGAAAATTCAGGCCTGGGCATTACCAGGGCGTTACCCAGGTAGTTAATAAATTGTTCAATATAGTTAAGCCCGATGTAGCCTTTTTTGGCCAGAAGGATTACCAGCAGTTTATGGTGATCAGTAAAATGGTTGAGGCATTGGAAATGCCGGTTAAGCTGGTGATGTGCCCTATTGAACGCGAACCCGACGGCCTGGCCATGAGTTCGAGAAATATTCACCTTACCCCGTATGATCGTGAGCATTCGCTCATCCTGTCCAAAACGCTCAACTGGGTTAAAGAAAACTTCGATATCAATCAAATTGACACGCTACAGCAGCAGGCCGCTCAAATGATCAGCAATGAACCCGGCGTTGAACTGGAGTATTTTGAAATAGCCGATGGCAAGACACTTCATCCCGCCACCCCGGCATCTGAAAGCGTTGTGGCGTTGGTAGCCGCCCGCGTAGGTAAAACAAGATTGATTGATAATGTGTTGATTGATTAG
- a CDS encoding glycogen/starch synthase codes for MGKSKLLFITHEMSPFLELTKIAEITRQLPQAMQDKGYEIRILMPRFGNINERRNRLHEVIRLSGMNIIIDDNDNPLIIKVASIPAARMQVYFLDNEEYFQRKHVFADKEGKFYADNDERMIFFCKGALETVKKLGWAPDVIHCHGWMSALVPAYLKTTYKDDPTFKHSKIIYSIYENDFKEKLHNDFTTKAIMSNMNEQHVEPYKGGTNSALYAGAIHYSDGIVLGSPDIDADVLNNVKNSNKSVLEFDSTADFENYYNFYDEITNDELVDVA; via the coding sequence ATGGGTAAATCTAAGCTTTTGTTTATAACTCATGAAATGTCCCCTTTCCTTGAACTCACAAAAATTGCTGAAATAACACGCCAACTCCCGCAGGCCATGCAGGACAAAGGTTACGAAATTCGTATCCTTATGCCACGTTTCGGTAACATCAATGAGCGCAGGAACAGACTTCATGAAGTGATCCGGTTATCGGGTATGAATATTATCATTGATGATAATGACAACCCGCTGATCATCAAAGTAGCATCTATCCCGGCGGCGCGTATGCAGGTGTATTTTTTGGATAATGAAGAATATTTTCAGCGTAAACATGTATTTGCAGACAAAGAAGGTAAATTTTACGCCGACAATGATGAGCGTATGATTTTCTTTTGCAAAGGCGCATTGGAAACTGTTAAAAAATTAGGTTGGGCGCCGGACGTGATCCATTGCCATGGCTGGATGAGCGCGCTTGTACCTGCTTATCTTAAAACAACCTACAAAGACGATCCTACTTTCAAACACTCAAAAATCATTTATTCTATTTATGAAAATGATTTTAAGGAGAAATTGCACAATGACTTTACTACAAAAGCCATTATGAGCAATATGAACGAGCAGCATGTTGAGCCTTACAAAGGCGGCACCAACTCGGCATTATATGCCGGTGCTATCCACTACTCAGACGGTATCGTTTTGGGCAGCCCTGACATTGATGCAGATGTGTTAAATAATGTTAAAAACAGCAATAAATCGGTTTTAGAATTTGATTCTACCGCAGATTTCGAAAATTATTACAATTTTTACGACGAAATTACCAACGACGAATTGGTGGATGTTGCATAA
- a CDS encoding DUF4270 family protein, with the protein MKFFRLDLLTLLISLFILNSCKRQDGIGLGINDQNEINGNLIVDTNIVINTVADDTASTSGMTRTPLANFVDPVFGTTKSIVALGVNLPNGAAYSVPAGTLTIDSAILVLKYSDGFYGDSLASRYKINVYQLQKKVESKTYYSNNHWDADLSALLGSKTFTARTHDSITIARIRADSTDTVQRVAPQLRVPLSKAFIYNNLFNASGTVLASPTTFQSTIKGLYLSLERAQASDAGGIIQLDLGSSQIDVFYKVVTAATSTTTSTIDTASVTMPFFNRAAEITHTYSTTIQAALNNTTTSQNTIYLQGLAGLRAKLSFPGLDKLVDSSVVLNRAEIVITPRAGSGVPYAPLPKLTMYKLDIAKQRTLIQDASASDPRSQTSLFGGRYDRTKKEYHFLVTAFVQDLIRKKTIDYGTYIAPVDTTLVNTTTGIDVAPSTQTAARSIIVGSDKNTPGYSIRMNIIYTKIHK; encoded by the coding sequence ATGAAATTTTTCCGATTAGACTTATTGACCCTGTTAATAAGTCTTTTTATTTTGAATAGTTGTAAACGCCAGGATGGTATTGGTTTGGGTATCAATGATCAAAACGAGATCAACGGTAACCTCATAGTTGATACCAATATCGTTATCAATACTGTTGCTGATGATACCGCGTCAACATCGGGCATGACAAGAACACCGCTTGCCAACTTTGTTGACCCTGTATTTGGTACAACAAAAAGTATTGTTGCTTTGGGCGTAAACTTGCCAAATGGTGCAGCATATTCTGTTCCGGCAGGTACCCTTACCATTGACTCGGCTATACTTGTACTCAAATATTCTGATGGTTTTTATGGCGACTCACTGGCTTCACGTTATAAAATAAACGTTTATCAGCTTCAAAAGAAGGTTGAGAGCAAAACCTATTATAGCAATAACCACTGGGATGCTGATCTGAGCGCTTTGCTTGGTTCTAAAACCTTCACTGCGCGTACGCATGACAGTATCACTATTGCCCGCATCCGTGCCGACTCTACCGATACTGTACAGCGTGTTGCACCACAGTTGCGTGTACCATTGAGCAAAGCCTTCATCTACAATAACCTGTTTAATGCAAGCGGTACAGTACTGGCATCGCCTACTACTTTCCAAAGTACAATAAAAGGTTTATACCTGAGCTTAGAAAGGGCACAGGCCAGCGACGCCGGTGGTATTATACAGCTTGACCTTGGTTCGTCTCAAATTGATGTTTTCTACAAAGTTGTTACCGCAGCCACGAGTACGACGACGAGTACCATCGACACTGCTTCAGTAACCATGCCATTCTTTAACCGTGCCGCGGAAATTACGCATACTTACAGCACTACCATTCAGGCGGCACTTAATAATACAACAACATCGCAAAATACAATTTACCTTCAGGGGCTTGCAGGCTTAAGGGCTAAACTAAGTTTCCCTGGTTTGGATAAACTTGTTGACTCATCGGTAGTATTAAACCGTGCCGAAATCGTTATAACGCCACGTGCCGGTTCAGGTGTACCTTATGCGCCATTGCCTAAGCTAACCATGTATAAACTGGATATAGCCAAACAAAGGACATTAATACAGGATGCAAGTGCAAGCGATCCGCGTTCACAAACCAGCTTGTTTGGCGGCCGCTATGATCGTACCAAAAAAGAATACCACTTCCTGGTTACGGCTTTTGTTCAGGATCTGATCCGCAAGAAAACCATTGACTATGGTACTTATATTGCCCCGGTTGATACTACCCTTGTTAACACCACAACAGGTATTGACGTGGCACCATCAACACAAACGGCAGCCCGTTCGATTATAGTGGGTAGCGATAAAAACACACCGGGTTACAGTATCCGCATGAATATCATTTACACCAAAATTCACAAGTAA